The Cellulomonas fulva genome includes a window with the following:
- a CDS encoding SDR family NAD(P)-dependent oxidoreductase gives MGTALVTGASAGLGLEFAWQLATARHDLVLVARSEERLTRLAGQLEAAAGVHVQTLVADLTDAGDVERVADRLRQDQDPVGLLVNNAGLGLNQRFVTGDLAAEVKALDLMVRTPLVLSHAAAGAMVARGRGAILNVASVAALLASGTYSAHKAWVRSFTEGLAVELKGTGVTATALCPGFVHTEFHERGAIDVSAYPEVAWLNADKVVATALADVRHAVVISTPSLRYRAVSAVARLAPRSAVRAVGRYRKAIEQGEG, from the coding sequence ATGGGAACCGCACTCGTGACCGGCGCGTCCGCCGGACTCGGCCTGGAGTTCGCGTGGCAGCTCGCGACGGCCCGGCACGACCTCGTCCTCGTCGCGCGCAGCGAGGAGCGGCTCACGCGGCTCGCGGGACAGCTCGAGGCCGCCGCGGGCGTCCACGTGCAGACGCTCGTCGCCGACCTGACCGATGCGGGGGACGTCGAGCGCGTCGCGGACCGGCTGCGCCAGGACCAGGACCCCGTCGGGCTCCTGGTCAACAACGCCGGCCTCGGTCTCAACCAGCGCTTCGTCACCGGTGACTTGGCGGCGGAGGTCAAGGCGCTCGACCTCATGGTCCGCACCCCGCTGGTGCTGTCCCACGCGGCCGCGGGCGCGATGGTGGCGCGGGGCCGCGGCGCGATCCTCAACGTGGCGTCCGTGGCGGCGCTGCTGGCGTCCGGCACGTACTCGGCGCACAAGGCCTGGGTGCGCTCGTTCACGGAGGGCCTCGCGGTCGAGCTCAAGGGGACCGGCGTCACCGCGACGGCGCTGTGCCCGGGGTTCGTGCACACCGAGTTCCACGAGCGGGGCGCGATCGACGTGAGCGCGTACCCCGAGGTCGCGTGGCTCAACGCGGACAAGGTGGTCGCCACGGCGCTCGCCGACGTGCGGCACGCCGTCGTGATCTCCACCCCCAGCCTGCGGTACCGCGCGGTGTCCGCCGTCGCGCGGCTCGCGCCGCGCAGCGCCGTGCGCGCGGTGGGCCGCTACCGCAAGGCGATCGAGCAGGGCGAGGGCTGA
- the pyrE gene encoding orotate phosphoribosyltransferase → MTDDILGASPRAQLLTLIQDLAVVHGKVTLSSGREADYYVDLRRVTLHHRAAPLIGHLMLDMLEEAGLGTAEVDAVGGLTLGADPVATSILHAAASRGQDVDAFVVRKEAKAHGMQRRIEGPDVAGRKVVVLEDTSTTGGSPIAAVEAAREAGAEVLGVAVIVDRATGAQAKIEALGVPYHALFTLADLGLV, encoded by the coding sequence GTGACCGACGACATCCTTGGCGCCTCGCCGCGCGCGCAGCTGCTCACCCTCATCCAGGACCTGGCCGTGGTGCACGGCAAGGTCACGCTCTCGTCGGGCCGCGAGGCCGACTACTACGTCGACCTGCGACGCGTCACGCTGCACCACCGCGCGGCGCCGCTGATCGGCCACCTGATGCTCGACATGCTCGAGGAGGCGGGCCTCGGCACCGCCGAGGTGGACGCCGTCGGTGGGCTGACGCTGGGCGCGGACCCGGTGGCGACCTCGATCCTGCACGCGGCCGCGAGCCGCGGCCAGGACGTGGACGCGTTCGTCGTGCGCAAGGAGGCCAAGGCGCACGGCATGCAGCGCCGGATCGAGGGCCCGGACGTCGCGGGGCGCAAGGTCGTGGTGCTCGAGGACACCTCGACCACGGGCGGCTCGCCGATCGCTGCGGTCGAGGCCGCTCGTGAGGCGGGAGCCGAGGTGCTCGGCGTGGCCGTGATCGTGGACCGGGCGACTGGCGCGCAGGCCAAGATCGAGGCGCTCGGGGTGCCGTACCACGCCCTGTTCACGCTCGCGGACCTCGGCCTCGTCTGA
- a CDS encoding LemA family protein: MTAGAIVAIVVVALVVIVLIWAVAQYNGLVRLRNLVQESWRQIDVELHRRHDLIPNLVETVKGYAAHERAVFDEVTQARAAAAGPGASVAEQAAQENQLTQALGRLFAVAENYPVLRASENFQQLQAELTTTEDRIAASRRFYNANVRAMNTKVETFPTNVIAGMFHFERAEYFEVEDPQVRQAPTVQF; the protein is encoded by the coding sequence GTGACCGCTGGAGCCATCGTCGCGATCGTCGTGGTCGCGCTCGTCGTCATCGTGCTGATCTGGGCGGTGGCGCAGTACAACGGCCTGGTCCGGCTGCGGAACCTGGTCCAGGAGTCGTGGCGGCAGATCGACGTCGAGCTGCACCGCCGGCACGACCTGATCCCGAACCTCGTCGAGACCGTCAAGGGCTACGCGGCGCACGAGCGCGCGGTGTTCGACGAGGTCACGCAGGCCCGCGCGGCCGCCGCCGGCCCGGGCGCGAGCGTCGCGGAGCAGGCCGCGCAGGAGAACCAGCTCACCCAGGCGCTGGGCCGGCTGTTCGCCGTCGCCGAGAACTACCCCGTGCTGCGCGCGAGCGAGAACTTCCAGCAGCTGCAGGCCGAGCTGACGACCACCGAGGACCGGATCGCCGCGTCCCGGCGCTTCTACAACGCGAACGTCCGCGCCATGAACACCAAGGTCGAGACGTTCCCGACGAACGTCATCGCGGGCATGTTCCACTTCGAGCGCGCCGAGTACTTCGAGGTCGAGGACCCGCAGGTCCGCCAGGCGCCCACGGTCCAGTTCTGA
- a CDS encoding HAD-IIA family hydrolase, whose amino-acid sequence MTREIRSWLSDMDGVLVHEGIAVPGAAEFVRALRDADRPFLVLTNNSIFTPRDLRARLAATGIDLPEESIWTSALATAQFLVDQMPDGSAYVIGEAGLTTALYEAGYTLTAAQPDFVVLGETRTYSFEAITQAIRLIQGGARFICTNPDVTGPSIEGDLPATGAVAAMIQAATGRQPYFVGKPNPMMIRSALNRIDAHSEYTAMVGDRMDTDVVAGIEAGLRTFLVLTGSTRESDVERFPFRPSEIVASVADLVDRVR is encoded by the coding sequence GTGACCCGCGAGATCCGGTCCTGGCTGTCCGACATGGACGGCGTCCTGGTGCACGAGGGGATCGCGGTCCCCGGCGCCGCGGAGTTCGTGCGCGCGCTGCGTGACGCCGACCGCCCGTTCCTGGTGCTGACCAACAACTCGATCTTCACGCCGCGCGACCTGCGCGCGCGGCTCGCCGCCACGGGGATCGACCTGCCCGAGGAGTCGATCTGGACCTCGGCGTTGGCCACCGCGCAGTTCCTGGTCGACCAGATGCCCGACGGCTCCGCGTACGTCATCGGCGAGGCCGGCCTGACCACCGCGCTCTACGAGGCCGGGTACACGCTCACCGCCGCCCAGCCGGACTTCGTGGTGCTCGGGGAGACCCGGACGTACTCGTTCGAGGCGATCACGCAGGCGATCCGGCTGATCCAGGGCGGCGCCCGGTTCATCTGCACCAACCCGGACGTGACCGGCCCGTCGATCGAGGGCGACCTGCCCGCGACCGGCGCCGTCGCCGCGATGATCCAGGCCGCGACGGGGCGCCAGCCCTACTTCGTCGGGAAGCCCAACCCGATGATGATCCGCTCGGCGCTCAACCGGATCGACGCGCACTCGGAGTACACCGCCATGGTCGGTGACCGCATGGACACCGACGTGGTCGCGGGCATCGAGGCGGGTCTGCGCACGTTCCTGGTCCTCACCGGCTCCACCCGCGAGTCCGACGTCGAGCGCTTCCCGTTCCGTCCGTCCGAGATCGTCGCCTCGGTGGCGGACCTGGTGGACCGCGTCCGCTGA
- a CDS encoding VTT domain-containing protein: protein MLATTALAALPGVGPVGALGPDFLDADHLISSFGTYALLGIVIVVFVETGLLFPLLPGDSLLFTAGALVAQEVLDFPLWLLCLLIFLAAFLGDQTAFLIGRKLGPKVFSKPDSRFFKQAYIDQTYRYFDRYGGRTIIVARFVPIVRTYAPVAAGVGNMRYRHFVSFNVIGALLWGVGVTLLGYALGTIPFVKDNIEALLVVVVLISVLPVVWELWRARRRERDPRYDEPHERAEVEKEAFE from the coding sequence ATGCTTGCCACGACCGCGCTCGCCGCCCTGCCCGGGGTCGGCCCCGTCGGCGCTCTCGGGCCGGACTTCCTGGACGCCGACCACCTGATCTCCTCGTTCGGGACCTACGCGCTGCTCGGCATCGTGATCGTCGTGTTCGTCGAGACGGGGCTGCTGTTCCCCCTCCTGCCCGGCGACTCGCTGCTGTTCACCGCGGGGGCGCTCGTCGCGCAGGAGGTCCTCGACTTCCCGCTCTGGCTGCTCTGCCTGCTGATCTTCCTGGCGGCGTTCCTCGGCGACCAGACCGCGTTCCTGATCGGGCGCAAGCTCGGGCCCAAGGTCTTCAGCAAGCCCGACTCGCGGTTCTTCAAGCAGGCCTACATCGACCAGACGTACCGCTACTTCGACCGGTACGGCGGCCGGACGATCATCGTCGCGCGGTTCGTCCCCATCGTCCGGACGTACGCGCCGGTCGCGGCCGGCGTCGGGAACATGCGGTACCGGCACTTCGTGTCGTTCAACGTGATCGGCGCCCTGCTGTGGGGCGTCGGCGTGACGCTGCTCGGCTACGCGCTCGGCACCATCCCGTTCGTCAAGGACAACATCGAGGCGCTGCTCGTCGTCGTGGTCCTGATCTCCGTGCTGCCCGTCGTGTGGGAGCTGTGGCGTGCGCGTCGCCGCGAGCGCGACCCGCGGTACGACGAGCCGCACGAGCGGGCCGAGGTCGAGAAGGAGGCCTTCGAGTGA
- a CDS encoding TrmH family RNA methyltransferase, which translates to MDESDVGVPPWPGGEDAWPDDERYDPELLAHGDRRNVADRYRYWTVEAIVADLDRRRHSFHVAIENWQHDLNIGSVVRTANAFLACEVHIVGRRRWNRRGAMVTDRYQHVRHHPDVAELIAWANQENLPVLGVDNLPGSVPLEGYPLPRSCVLLFGQESVGLSDEARAAAIDVLHIAQFGSTRSINASAAAAIAMHSWITRHAGVLEP; encoded by the coding sequence GTGGACGAGTCCGACGTAGGGGTGCCGCCGTGGCCCGGCGGCGAGGACGCGTGGCCCGACGACGAGCGGTACGACCCGGAGCTGCTCGCGCACGGCGACCGGCGCAACGTCGCGGACCGGTACCGGTACTGGACGGTCGAGGCGATCGTCGCCGACCTGGACCGGCGCCGGCACTCCTTCCACGTGGCGATCGAGAACTGGCAGCACGACCTCAACATCGGGTCGGTGGTCCGCACCGCCAACGCGTTCCTCGCCTGCGAGGTGCACATCGTCGGCCGCCGCCGCTGGAACCGCCGCGGCGCCATGGTGACCGACCGCTACCAGCACGTGCGGCACCACCCCGACGTCGCCGAGCTCATCGCGTGGGCGAACCAGGAGAACCTGCCCGTGCTGGGCGTGGACAACCTCCCGGGCTCGGTGCCGCTCGAGGGGTACCCCCTCCCGCGGTCGTGCGTCCTGCTGTTCGGCCAGGAGTCCGTCGGGCTGTCCGACGAGGCGCGCGCGGCAGCCATCGACGTCCTGCACATCGCGCAGTTCGGCTCGACCCGGTCCATCAACGCGAGCGCGGCCGCCGCGATCGCGATGCACTCCTGGATCACCCGGCACGCGGGTGTCCTGGAGCCGTGA
- a CDS encoding Ig-like domain repeat protein, whose product MVQFGRRARGGALVVALALAVVPVAAPRSDAATVGFLRYEGAESFHRAGTLMGAAVAGGERWVVSTPTDTEEYPVGLRYGGYGSAWGTVDGLSITPWDVDLTPTDAIVSDYINSRVVVASREVAHGRPLTTNTLAKPGGFGRPSAVAVASDGRVYVADVVRHSVSVFAADLTFLTEWSDEHQLAFPTGMDAAPDGTVYVTDGSLGVVRRFTAGGRLLATFGSTGTSEQRLRSAQDVAVDADGRAYVVDPERHRVAIYSADGRFQTAFGQADPALPDYLLRPAAVTTDEAGRVYVADAGRGLLLRFQPLVRAWSRPQVSGAPVVGGSLTASPGGWAVTDPYVTYQWLRAGQPVAGATRASYRVGTADVGRTLAVRVTAQRAGTGSGTSVSAAVTVPRLRSSTAVVASASSVPRDGSVVLLVAVSGSSGVVPTGKVTVKDGTTTVRTLSLTAGAHGVVRTSVRLTTRGTHRLTAVYVPSSVYAGSSAAVPVVVR is encoded by the coding sequence GTGGTCCAGTTCGGTCGTCGTGCCAGGGGCGGAGCGCTCGTCGTCGCGCTGGCGCTCGCCGTCGTGCCCGTGGCCGCGCCGCGGAGCGACGCCGCCACCGTGGGGTTCCTCCGGTACGAGGGAGCCGAGAGCTTCCACCGGGCGGGGACGCTGATGGGCGCGGCCGTCGCCGGTGGGGAACGGTGGGTGGTCTCGACGCCCACCGACACGGAGGAGTACCCGGTCGGGCTGCGGTACGGCGGGTACGGCTCCGCCTGGGGGACCGTGGACGGGCTCTCGATCACCCCCTGGGACGTGGACCTCACCCCGACCGACGCGATCGTCTCCGACTACATCAACTCCCGTGTCGTGGTCGCGTCCCGCGAGGTCGCGCACGGTCGGCCCCTCACCACGAACACGCTGGCCAAGCCCGGCGGCTTCGGGAGGCCGTCCGCGGTGGCCGTCGCGTCCGACGGTCGCGTGTACGTCGCCGACGTGGTGCGACACTCCGTCAGCGTGTTCGCGGCGGACCTGACGTTCCTCACCGAGTGGTCCGACGAGCACCAGCTCGCGTTCCCGACCGGCATGGACGCCGCGCCCGACGGGACCGTGTACGTGACGGACGGCTCGCTCGGCGTCGTCCGCCGGTTCACGGCGGGGGGCCGGCTGCTGGCGACGTTCGGGTCGACCGGGACGTCCGAGCAGCGGCTCAGGTCCGCGCAGGACGTGGCCGTCGACGCCGACGGCCGGGCCTACGTCGTCGACCCGGAACGGCACCGCGTCGCGATCTACTCGGCGGACGGTCGGTTCCAGACGGCCTTCGGGCAGGCCGACCCCGCCCTGCCCGACTACCTGCTCCGCCCCGCCGCCGTGACGACCGACGAGGCGGGACGCGTCTACGTGGCCGACGCCGGCCGCGGGCTGCTCCTGAGGTTCCAGCCGCTCGTCCGCGCGTGGTCCCGACCCCAGGTCTCCGGAGCCCCCGTCGTCGGTGGCTCGCTGACCGCGAGCCCAGGCGGGTGGGCGGTGACCGACCCGTACGTGACCTACCAGTGGCTCCGCGCAGGGCAGCCCGTCGCCGGTGCGACCCGCGCGTCCTACCGGGTCGGCACCGCAGACGTCGGCCGCACGCTCGCCGTCCGGGTGACGGCGCAGCGGGCTGGAACCGGCAGCGGGACCTCGGTCTCGGCGGCGGTCACGGTGCCGAGGCTGCGGTCGTCGACCGCGGTGGTCGCCTCGGCCTCATCCGTCCCGCGGGACGGGTCGGTCGTCCTCCTCGTCGCGGTCTCGGGCTCGTCGGGCGTGGTCCCGACCGGCAAGGTGACGGTCAAGGACGGGACGACGACGGTGCGCACGCTCTCGCTCACCGCCGGGGCGCACGGGGTCGTGCGGACCTCGGTCCGGCTGACCACCCGGGGGACCCACCGCCTGACCGCGGTCTACGTCCCGAGCTCGGTGTACGCGGGGTCGTCCGCCGCGGTGCCCGTCGTCGTGCGGTGA